From a single Sphingosinicellaceae bacterium genomic region:
- a CDS encoding VirB4 family type IV secretion/conjugal transfer ATPase — protein MAKWKGPAAWGQKEARAGDRLPYARHLDANTLMLRDGSAMRMIQVPGLAFETEDSEALDHHLGVREVMLRSALDARFVIYHHVVRRRVSVQLDHGIEAPFAAMLDARWQQRLDERRLFVNEQVLSIVRRPARGKTGWPERLRRRMGGARVDVDVADLRALDAATTALLAGLGAYGGRMLGTYDGSGGRCSEPLEMLSAIYNGEMRPVLLPSYDVDVGHHIPYARVSFGLDAIEVRRAGGREFAGVISMKDYPDTTRAGLIDGVLRLPHELVLTESFAPADRQVARERIDLAIRRLRSADEEAGAERREMLSARDALGAGQAGFGDHHLSLMVRAADLPGLDSAMAAAAATLADIGAVAVREDINLEPSFWGQFPGNENYVVRRALISTGNAAGFLSMHGMPIGRAAGNHWGEAVTVFETTAATPYFFNFHEGDLGNFTVIGPSGSGKTVVLNFLAAQAQRFAPRTILFDKDRGAEIFLRACGGYYSRLLPGEPTGFNPLRLPDTAVNRAFLRDWLSVMLAVIGTEEAGTIAAAVDALMEAEPAFRRLRYFRELLAGSRRPEPGDLAARLDPWIGNGEHAWLFDNAADELDLDARTIGFDMTAVLDTPALRTPAMMYLFHRVEERLDGTPTMIMIDEGWKALDDAVFAARIRDWLKTLRKRNALVGFATQSARDALDSRIASAIVEQTATMIFTPNAKARAEDYCIGFGLTEHELDLIRQLPAHSHCFLVRHANHSVVARLDLSGQPDILAVLSGREMTVRRLDGLRAMLGDEPAAWYFALTGAEWPGKTADTRFFEAAE, from the coding sequence ATGGCGAAGTGGAAAGGTCCGGCCGCGTGGGGGCAGAAGGAAGCCCGCGCGGGCGACCGCTTGCCCTATGCGCGTCATCTCGATGCGAACACGCTGATGCTGCGCGACGGTTCGGCGATGCGGATGATCCAGGTGCCGGGGCTGGCCTTCGAGACCGAAGACTCGGAGGCGCTCGACCATCACCTAGGGGTGCGTGAGGTGATGCTGCGCTCGGCGCTCGATGCGCGTTTCGTAATCTACCATCATGTCGTTCGGCGGCGCGTCTCGGTCCAGCTCGACCATGGGATCGAGGCACCGTTTGCAGCGATGCTCGACGCGCGCTGGCAGCAGCGCCTCGACGAGCGCCGGCTGTTCGTCAACGAACAGGTGCTGAGCATCGTCCGTCGCCCGGCACGCGGCAAGACCGGCTGGCCCGAGCGGCTGCGGCGGCGAATGGGTGGCGCGCGGGTCGACGTCGACGTGGCGGATCTGCGCGCGCTCGATGCCGCGACGACGGCCCTGCTCGCCGGGCTGGGAGCCTACGGCGGACGTATGCTCGGCACTTACGACGGCAGCGGGGGCCGCTGCTCCGAGCCGCTGGAAATGCTGTCGGCGATCTACAACGGCGAGATGCGGCCGGTGCTGCTGCCCTCCTACGATGTCGATGTCGGCCACCACATCCCCTATGCGCGGGTGAGCTTCGGCCTCGATGCGATCGAGGTACGCCGTGCAGGCGGGCGCGAGTTCGCGGGCGTGATCTCGATGAAGGACTATCCCGACACGACGCGGGCCGGGCTGATCGACGGCGTGCTGCGTTTGCCGCACGAGTTGGTGCTGACCGAAAGCTTTGCCCCGGCTGATCGGCAGGTCGCGCGCGAGCGGATCGACCTCGCCATCCGCCGCCTGCGCTCGGCCGACGAGGAAGCGGGTGCCGAACGGCGCGAGATGCTGTCGGCCCGCGATGCCCTAGGTGCCGGGCAAGCCGGGTTCGGCGATCACCATCTGTCGCTGATGGTTCGCGCGGCCGACCTTCCGGGCCTCGACAGCGCGATGGCAGCCGCCGCCGCGACGCTCGCCGACATCGGCGCGGTGGCGGTGCGCGAAGACATTAATCTGGAGCCCAGCTTCTGGGGGCAGTTTCCGGGCAACGAGAATTACGTCGTGCGCCGCGCCCTGATCTCGACCGGCAACGCGGCGGGCTTCCTGTCGATGCACGGGATGCCGATCGGCCGGGCCGCGGGCAACCACTGGGGCGAGGCCGTCACCGTCTTCGAAACCACCGCCGCGACGCCGTACTTCTTCAATTTCCATGAGGGCGATCTCGGAAACTTCACGGTCATCGGGCCGTCGGGTTCGGGCAAGACCGTGGTGCTCAACTTCCTCGCGGCGCAGGCCCAGCGGTTTGCTCCGCGGACCATCCTATTCGACAAGGACCGCGGTGCCGAAATCTTCCTACGCGCCTGCGGCGGCTATTACAGCCGCCTGCTGCCCGGCGAACCGACCGGCTTCAACCCGCTCCGCCTCCCCGACACCGCGGTCAACCGCGCCTTCCTGCGCGACTGGCTCAGCGTGATGCTGGCAGTGATCGGCACCGAGGAGGCCGGCACGATCGCTGCCGCCGTCGATGCACTGATGGAGGCGGAGCCCGCTTTCCGTCGCCTGCGCTACTTCCGCGAGTTGCTGGCGGGCAGCCGGCGACCCGAGCCCGGTGACCTTGCCGCGCGGCTCGATCCCTGGATCGGCAACGGCGAGCACGCCTGGTTGTTCGACAATGCCGCTGACGAGCTCGATCTCGACGCCCGCACCATCGGTTTCGACATGACCGCTGTGCTCGACACGCCGGCACTGCGCACCCCGGCTATGATGTACCTGTTTCACCGCGTCGAGGAGCGGCTCGACGGCACACCGACGATGATCATGATCGACGAGGGCTGGAAAGCGCTCGACGACGCGGTCTTCGCCGCGCGGATCCGCGACTGGCTGAAGACACTTCGCAAGCGCAACGCCCTTGTCGGCTTCGCCACCCAGTCGGCGCGCGATGCGCTCGACAGCCGGATCGCCTCGGCCATCGTCGAGCAGACTGCAACGATGATCTTCACCCCCAACGCCAAGGCGCGGGCAGAGGATTACTGCATCGGCTTCGGCCTGACCGAGCACGAGCTCGACCTGATCCGGCAGCTGCCGGCGCACAGCCACTGCTTCCTGGTCCGCCACGCCAATCATTCGGTGGTGGCCCGGCTCGACCTGAGCGGCCAGCCGGATATCCTCGCAGTGTTGTCGGGCCGCGAGATGACAGTACGCCGGCTCGATGGGTTGCGCGCGATGCTCGGCGACGAGCCTGCGGCGTGGTACTTCGCGCTGACCGGTGCCGAGTGGCCCGGGAAAACGGCCGATACTCGCTTCTTCGAGGCGGCGGAATGA
- a CDS encoding VirB3 family type IV secretion system protein yields MFAGVTYSFFVLNAAVTTEAFLMTRSFLALPVALIVHGVGYLASLREPRIFDLWLTKVSRTPRVRNWKRWGCNSYAP; encoded by the coding sequence ATGTTTGCGGGCGTCACCTACAGCTTCTTCGTGCTCAACGCGGCCGTCACCACCGAGGCCTTCCTGATGACGCGCAGCTTCCTGGCGTTGCCGGTGGCACTCATCGTTCACGGCGTCGGCTATCTCGCATCCCTGCGCGAGCCCCGCATCTTCGACCTGTGGCTCACCAAGGTCAGCCGCACCCCGCGCGTCCGCAATTGGAAGCGCTGGGGCTGCAACAGCTACGCGCCCTGA
- a CDS encoding TrbC/VirB2 family protein — MTHIRHRFHLWLVALALPAAASAQAAGADPAGSGPIVAALGWLQGTLLGNVATAVAVIAVAMVGFMMLTGRLNWRFGATVIVGCFVLFGASAIVSGIQTTAMVH, encoded by the coding sequence ATGACTCACATTAGACACCGATTCCACCTGTGGCTCGTCGCGCTGGCGCTGCCCGCCGCCGCCTCGGCGCAGGCTGCCGGTGCCGATCCCGCCGGCTCGGGGCCCATTGTCGCTGCGCTCGGCTGGCTGCAGGGGACACTGCTCGGCAACGTCGCGACAGCGGTCGCGGTGATCGCCGTCGCCATGGTCGGCTTCATGATGCTGACCGGCCGTCTGAACTGGCGCTTCGGCGCGACCGTGATCGTCGGCTGCTTCGTGCTGTTCGGCGCTTCGGCGATCGTGTCGGGCATCCAGACGACCGCGATGGTGCATTGA
- a CDS encoding lytic transglycosylase domain-containing protein produces the protein MLGPDIPDAALTTVDAPVVPIAFRSSLSQAAERARVSPNLLAALVWQESRWHAAAVSPKGARGLTQLMPGTAHALAVDPGDAAANLAGGARYLRTMLDLFDGNVERALAAYNAGPGRVLRTTGLPAIAETRAYVTSIIDRLDTTSAPSCKECSHDSH, from the coding sequence ATGCTGGGTCCGGACATTCCCGATGCGGCCCTGACGACTGTCGATGCACCAGTTGTCCCGATCGCGTTCCGGAGTTCGTTGTCTCAGGCGGCTGAACGAGCTCGGGTCAGTCCGAATCTGCTCGCGGCGCTAGTGTGGCAGGAGAGCCGCTGGCACGCGGCCGCTGTCTCTCCGAAAGGCGCGCGGGGGCTGACGCAGTTGATGCCCGGTACAGCTCATGCCTTGGCGGTCGATCCGGGCGATGCGGCAGCCAATCTAGCCGGCGGCGCGCGCTATCTCCGGACGATGCTCGATCTGTTCGACGGCAACGTCGAGCGCGCGCTCGCTGCCTATAATGCCGGTCCCGGCCGAGTGCTGCGGACCACCGGCCTGCCGGCCATCGCCGAAACCCGCGCCTACGTCACCTCGATCATCGATCGCCTCGACACGACCAGCGCACCGTCCTGCAAGGAATGCAGCCATGACTCACATTAG
- a CDS encoding Nramp family divalent metal transporter produces MTRRSLDAAHASVGVPAGAGQFWKKLLAFTGPGYLVAVGYMDPGNWATGIAGGSAFGYSLLSVVLLASVMAMLLQALSAKLGIVTGMDLAQACRSRTSRTGRITLWLLCEVGIIACDLAEVLGTAVALQLLFDIPLAVGVCLTAADVFIVLALQKRGFRRLEAFVIALLGLIAACFVYEMIVAMPALGAVGAGFVPHADIVMNPGKLYLAIGILGATIMPHNLYLHSSIVQTRRFSRSDVGKREAVRLATIDSTVALTLAFFVNAAILILAAAAFHEAGHTDITEIGQAFRLLSPLLGAGAASVVFAVALLASGQNSTVTGTLAGQIVMEGFLDLRMPAWARRLVTRSLAIIPAVFVASVYGGSGVTKLLVLSQIVLSLQLPFAVVPLVRITSDPAVMGDFANRGWLKWTSVGVSATVTGLNLVLLWTLV; encoded by the coding sequence ATCACGCGCCGTAGTCTTGACGCGGCGCACGCCTCGGTCGGTGTTCCGGCGGGGGCAGGGCAGTTCTGGAAGAAGCTCCTCGCCTTCACCGGGCCGGGTTACCTCGTGGCCGTTGGCTACATGGACCCCGGCAACTGGGCGACGGGGATCGCGGGCGGCTCGGCGTTCGGCTATTCGCTGCTGTCGGTGGTGCTGCTCGCCAGCGTCATGGCGATGCTGCTGCAGGCATTGTCCGCCAAGCTCGGCATCGTCACCGGCATGGACCTGGCGCAGGCGTGCCGCAGCCGCACTTCGCGCACCGGCCGCATCACGCTGTGGTTGCTTTGCGAAGTCGGCATAATCGCCTGCGACCTCGCCGAAGTGTTGGGCACCGCGGTCGCTCTCCAGCTGCTGTTCGACATTCCGCTGGCCGTCGGGGTCTGTCTCACCGCTGCCGACGTGTTCATTGTGCTGGCCCTGCAAAAGCGCGGGTTTCGCCGGCTCGAAGCGTTCGTCATAGCGCTGCTCGGGCTGATCGCGGCCTGCTTCGTCTATGAAATGATAGTGGCTATGCCGGCACTCGGCGCGGTCGGGGCTGGCTTCGTGCCGCACGCCGACATAGTCATGAACCCGGGCAAGCTCTACCTCGCGATCGGCATCCTCGGCGCGACGATCATGCCCCACAACCTCTACCTGCACTCGTCGATTGTGCAAACCCGGCGGTTCAGCCGCTCCGACGTAGGCAAGCGCGAAGCCGTGCGGCTCGCCACGATCGACAGCACCGTCGCCCTGACGCTGGCATTTTTCGTCAACGCCGCAATCCTGATCCTCGCGGCGGCAGCGTTCCACGAAGCCGGGCACACCGACATCACCGAGATCGGCCAGGCGTTCAGGCTGCTTAGCCCGCTGCTTGGCGCAGGTGCTGCCAGTGTCGTTTTCGCCGTCGCCTTGCTGGCGTCGGGCCAGAATTCGACGGTCACCGGAACGCTCGCCGGACAGATCGTCATGGAGGGCTTCCTCGACCTGCGTATGCCGGCCTGGGCGCGGCGACTGGTAACCCGCTCGCTGGCGATCATCCCTGCGGTGTTCGTCGCGAGCGTCTACGGCGGTAGCGGCGTCACGAAGCTGCTGGTCCTGAGCCAGATCGTGCTCAGCCTGCAGCTCCCGTTCGCGGTCGTGCCACTGGTGCGAATCACCTCCGACCCTGCGGTCATGGGCGACTTCGCCAATCGGGGCTGGTTGAAGTGGACCTCGGTCGGTGTCTCGGCGACCGTGACCGGCCTCAACCTCGTGCTGTTGTGGACCCTGGTGTGA
- a CDS encoding ferritin-like domain-containing protein, which translates to MNQHHLIAEVFERQAKRREERRSFLKVAGAAGATIAASAMLAGCGDGGDGKGVPDSTSAPQIGDADILNFALNLEYLEASFYQYAVNGIGLASSMQTGTGTQGAATGGRQVMFTDPVVKAYAIEIAGDELAHVNFLRSALGASAVAQPTIDIGTDPNGAFSSAARAAGLIGAGQSFDPYASDENFLLGAFIFEDVGVTAYKGAAAAIQNATYIEAAAGILAAEAYHAGLVRTVLYAKGIQAPTLITAAGKISDARDSLDGSSDDDQGLVDANGNANLVPTDSNSIVYSRTTGQVLDIVYLTKLAATKGGFFPAGVNGTINMSTAS; encoded by the coding sequence ATGAACCAGCACCATCTCATCGCCGAAGTCTTTGAGCGCCAAGCGAAGCGCCGCGAGGAGCGCCGCTCATTCCTGAAAGTTGCCGGTGCCGCCGGCGCAACGATTGCGGCTTCCGCCATGCTCGCCGGTTGCGGGGACGGCGGCGATGGCAAAGGCGTTCCGGACTCGACCTCGGCACCGCAGATCGGCGATGCCGACATCCTCAACTTCGCGCTGAACCTCGAGTATCTCGAGGCCAGTTTCTATCAATATGCAGTCAACGGCATCGGCCTCGCATCGAGCATGCAGACCGGCACCGGCACGCAGGGTGCAGCGACCGGTGGGCGGCAGGTGATGTTCACCGATCCGGTGGTCAAGGCCTATGCGATCGAGATCGCGGGCGATGAACTGGCGCACGTCAACTTCCTTCGCAGCGCGCTTGGCGCCTCGGCCGTGGCACAGCCAACGATCGATATCGGCACTGATCCCAACGGCGCATTCTCCAGCGCGGCGCGTGCCGCCGGGCTGATTGGCGCGGGTCAGTCCTTCGATCCTTACGCCAGCGACGAGAACTTCCTGCTCGGCGCCTTCATCTTTGAAGATGTCGGCGTGACCGCATACAAGGGCGCTGCCGCCGCCATCCAGAACGCAACCTACATTGAGGCCGCGGCCGGTATCCTCGCTGCGGAGGCCTATCACGCCGGCCTCGTGCGGACTGTATTATACGCCAAGGGCATTCAGGCACCGACGCTAATCACCGCCGCTGGGAAGATCTCCGACGCGCGAGACAGCCTTGATGGATCCAGCGACGATGACCAGGGTCTCGTCGACGCGAACGGCAACGCCAACCTCGTGCCGACGGACTCCAACAGCATCGTCTACAGCCGGACCACCGGCCAAGTGCTCGATATCGTCTATCTGACCAAGCTCGCGGCGACCAAGGGCGGGTTCTTCCCGGCCGGTGTCAACGGGACGATCAACATGAGCACCGCAAGCTGA
- a CDS encoding ferritin-like domain-containing protein produces the protein MPDQTELLEALEARAERRDQRRAFFRAFGALATAAGSASVISTAAKAAAPSDPDILNFALNLEYLEAQFYSYAVNGTGLAASMLTGTAKQGTVTGGRAVNFTDPVVASYAREIAGDEIAHVAFLRGALGASAVAMPSIDVGTDPNGAFSSAARAAGLIGPGQSFDPYASDENFLLGAFIFEDVGVTAYKGAAPLITNKTYLEAAAGILAVEAYHASIVRTTLYAKGIQTPSLVDATEAISNARDSLDGPSDDDQGIRNIGTASNIVPLDANGLAYSRSTGQVLNIVYLNSAAVTSGGFFPAGVNGAINLSAASAA, from the coding sequence ATGCCCGACCAGACCGAATTGCTCGAAGCGCTTGAAGCGCGGGCCGAGAGGCGCGACCAACGACGCGCTTTCTTCCGGGCTTTTGGCGCCCTTGCGACAGCCGCCGGAAGTGCATCGGTCATCTCGACCGCCGCCAAGGCGGCAGCGCCGAGCGACCCCGATATCCTCAACTTCGCTCTGAACCTCGAGTATCTCGAGGCTCAGTTTTATTCCTATGCGGTCAACGGCACCGGCCTCGCCGCCAGCATGCTGACCGGCACCGCCAAGCAAGGCACTGTAACTGGCGGCCGTGCCGTGAACTTCACCGATCCCGTGGTCGCATCCTACGCCAGGGAAATTGCCGGTGACGAGATCGCGCACGTGGCGTTCCTGCGCGGCGCGCTCGGCGCGTCGGCCGTGGCAATGCCGTCCATCGATGTTGGCACCGATCCCAACGGCGCCTTCTCCAGTGCCGCACGTGCTGCCGGCCTGATCGGGCCAGGCCAGTCGTTTGACCCCTATGCCAGTGACGAGAACTTCCTGCTCGGCGCGTTTATCTTCGAGGATGTAGGGGTTACCGCCTACAAGGGCGCGGCACCGCTGATCACCAACAAGACCTATCTCGAGGCCGCCGCCGGCATCCTCGCGGTCGAGGCCTATCACGCCAGCATCGTGCGCACGACGCTCTACGCCAAGGGCATCCAGACCCCGTCGCTGGTCGATGCGACCGAGGCAATTTCAAATGCGCGCGACAGTCTCGACGGGCCGAGCGACGACGACCAAGGCATCCGCAATATCGGTACCGCCAGCAACATCGTACCGCTCGATGCGAACGGCCTCGCCTACAGCCGGTCGACCGGACAGGTGCTCAACATCGTCTATTTGAACAGTGCCGCGGTGACGAGCGGCGGTTTCTTCCCCGCCGGCGTCAACGGCGCAATCAACCTCAGCGCCGCAAGTGCGGCCTGA
- a CDS encoding Crp/Fnr family transcriptional regulator: MLTAVKSADSPNQFLRSLSVDDRVLLAGKLSRITVEPGEILLDEAYPIAAVYFPETVIVSIERQFGDTQHVETAVVGYEGMIGWSALVGSGQSQERAVIQMQPGTVLVISIVDIMAACEASRTLQYAVMRFVGIVMTQMSQAIVSLARDSLDLRVCRWLLMRHDRIPTDQIFIKHDEISRNLGSRRASVTDCLHVLEGQLLIRCYRGRIIVRDRASLERHAGQSYGAAEMYYRTMIGPFGSQSI, from the coding sequence ATGCTGACCGCTGTTAAGAGCGCCGACTCTCCAAATCAGTTTCTGCGATCGTTAAGCGTCGACGACCGGGTCTTGCTCGCCGGAAAGCTTAGTCGGATCACCGTAGAGCCGGGCGAAATACTTCTCGATGAAGCCTATCCTATTGCTGCCGTCTATTTTCCGGAGACCGTCATCGTCTCCATCGAAAGACAGTTTGGGGATACCCAGCATGTCGAGACGGCCGTGGTTGGATATGAAGGGATGATTGGCTGGTCGGCACTGGTCGGTTCAGGCCAGTCTCAAGAGCGAGCGGTTATCCAGATGCAGCCAGGTACAGTACTCGTCATCTCGATCGTCGATATCATGGCTGCCTGCGAGGCAAGTCGGACGCTGCAATACGCGGTGATGCGTTTTGTCGGCATCGTAATGACACAGATGTCACAGGCAATCGTCTCGCTTGCCCGTGACTCGCTCGATCTGCGCGTCTGCCGCTGGCTGCTGATGCGACACGACCGCATTCCCACGGACCAGATATTTATCAAACACGACGAGATCAGCCGCAACCTAGGCTCACGTCGAGCCAGCGTGACGGACTGTCTACATGTGCTTGAAGGACAGCTGCTTATTCGTTGCTATCGCGGCCGTATAATTGTCCGCGACCGTGCAAGCTTGGAGCGGCACGCCGGGCAATCTTATGGCGCTGCAGAAATGTATTATCGCACCATGATCGGCCCCTTTGGATCTCAATCAATATAG
- a CDS encoding PEPxxWA-CTERM sorting domain-containing protein translates to MKLPHILLPALAFLAAAAAPAGAVTYIVAPGAPDPGKLATETTFFTFDSAPTAGFSYSGNYDIVTGTSKNHYAAPAGDTTAFFYTSPEKPNGVATLNTLDLSTVSFYWGSVDDYNTVDVLGAGGATLTSINGADFSPANGGQDTAHTNERIYITAGANEVITGLRFHATGIAYEIDDVAGTLANGSNPSTVPEPASWALMVAGFGLVGVGARRRRGATMRVSA, encoded by the coding sequence ATGAAACTGCCTCATATTTTGTTGCCTGCCCTGGCATTTCTGGCTGCCGCTGCTGCGCCGGCTGGAGCCGTAACTTATATCGTGGCTCCGGGTGCGCCCGATCCGGGTAAGTTGGCCACCGAAACAACCTTCTTTACATTCGACTCTGCGCCGACCGCAGGCTTCTCCTATAGCGGCAACTACGATATCGTCACCGGCACGTCGAAGAATCATTATGCGGCACCGGCCGGCGACACGACGGCATTTTTCTACACCTCGCCGGAAAAGCCGAACGGCGTTGCCACGTTGAACACACTCGACCTCTCGACCGTCAGTTTTTACTGGGGCTCTGTCGATGATTATAACACGGTCGACGTACTCGGTGCCGGCGGTGCTACACTAACCAGTATCAACGGGGCCGACTTTTCACCTGCAAACGGTGGACAGGATACCGCTCACACTAACGAGCGTATCTACATCACCGCCGGTGCAAATGAGGTGATCACTGGGTTGCGCTTCCACGCCACCGGCATCGCCTACGAGATCGATGATGTCGCTGGCACACTTGCGAACGGTAGCAACCCGTCGACGGTTCCCGAGCCCGCGTCCTGGGCCTTGATGGTTGCAGGCTTCGGCCTGGTTGGCGTCGGCGCTCGTCGGCGCCGTGGGGCAACGATGCGCGTTAGCGCCTAA
- a CDS encoding SDR family oxidoreductase translates to MARTWLITGISRGLGHALATAALEAGDRVIGTTRSGDAPEGLPGDLTVLPFEASDPEAAARLATDAFGVHGRIDVLVNNAGYGLLGPIEETDDKALRDLFEVNVFAPFRLIRAALPYLRAQGSGHIVNMASIAGVAPSMGAGVYGATKAALSAMSYSLAAEVSPFGLWVSVVSPGAFRTEFLGEESIRRTAAERAYRAVDEALANWSANDGRQAGDPALAAAAMLQLVEADEPPLDLLLGQDALNRAEQRAERMAADIRDWRTISADTAHRPATTKTEIIPAAFSAPRLRPSVHVGTLVGP, encoded by the coding sequence ATGGCCAGAACCTGGCTGATAACCGGCATCTCCCGCGGCTTGGGCCACGCGCTCGCAACGGCGGCACTGGAGGCCGGCGACCGCGTGATCGGCACGACGCGGAGCGGCGACGCACCTGAAGGCCTGCCCGGTGACCTCACCGTCCTTCCCTTCGAGGCAAGCGATCCCGAAGCCGCCGCCCGTCTGGCGACCGATGCGTTCGGGGTGCACGGTCGGATCGATGTCCTGGTCAACAATGCCGGTTACGGACTGCTCGGTCCGATCGAGGAGACCGACGACAAGGCGCTCCGTGACCTGTTCGAGGTCAACGTCTTCGCGCCCTTCCGGCTGATCCGCGCCGCCCTTCCCTACCTGCGGGCGCAGGGCAGCGGTCACATCGTCAACATGGCATCGATCGCCGGCGTGGCGCCGAGCATGGGCGCCGGCGTCTACGGCGCCACCAAGGCCGCCTTGTCCGCCATGTCGTACAGTCTGGCTGCCGAAGTGTCGCCGTTCGGTCTCTGGGTCTCGGTGGTTTCGCCGGGCGCCTTCCGGACCGAATTCCTCGGAGAGGAATCGATCCGACGGACCGCTGCGGAACGGGCGTACCGCGCCGTCGACGAGGCGTTGGCGAACTGGTCGGCGAACGACGGCCGCCAGGCCGGTGACCCGGCACTTGCGGCGGCAGCGATGCTGCAGCTCGTCGAAGCCGACGAGCCGCCATTGGACCTGTTGCTCGGACAGGACGCCCTGAACCGCGCCGAGCAACGGGCCGAACGCATGGCTGCCGACATCCGCGACTGGCGGACGATATCCGCCGACACCGCCCACCGACCTGCGACGACGAAGACGGAAATCATTCCGGCTGCCTTTTCAGCTCCCCGACTTCGGCCGTCCGTTCATGTCGGTACTCTTGTCGGACCTTGA
- a CDS encoding LysR family transcriptional regulator: MSRTWKGLSISIGNELSPGDLVHLRAFLLVAERLSFSQAADALRVKPSALSHTIRTLEERLGIQLFNRTTRSVALTPAGKALAARLGPAMQAIGGALSDARSIANRPSGTVRIVASRVAARFEVAPALARLAAAAPDVVLDLTVTDATIDFVANGFDAAVRIGEEIDQDIISVRIGSDLRQIPVASPTYLAEHGRPIVPDDLQHHRCIQWRWEGRETPYAWEFRRDGEWFEKAVTGSFIVDDRQVAIGAALAGAGIAFVTEREVADHLATGGLEALMLDWTDTFPGYHLCYPRQRQMSPALRTVIDVLRGKS; encoded by the coding sequence GTGTCGAGGACCTGGAAAGGGCTCTCCATCAGCATCGGCAACGAGCTTTCGCCGGGCGACCTTGTCCATCTCCGGGCGTTTCTGCTCGTGGCCGAACGTCTGAGCTTTTCGCAAGCCGCAGACGCGCTGCGGGTCAAACCGTCCGCGCTCAGTCACACAATCCGCACTCTCGAGGAACGGCTGGGCATCCAGCTCTTCAACCGCACCACCCGCAGCGTCGCCCTCACCCCGGCCGGCAAGGCGCTCGCCGCGCGTCTGGGACCGGCGATGCAGGCGATCGGCGGCGCACTCTCCGACGCCCGTAGCATCGCCAACCGGCCGAGCGGCACCGTCCGCATCGTCGCTTCCCGGGTGGCGGCGAGGTTCGAGGTGGCACCCGCGCTCGCCCGTCTGGCTGCCGCTGCGCCCGACGTCGTCCTCGACCTGACTGTGACCGACGCGACCATCGACTTCGTGGCGAATGGGTTCGATGCCGCCGTCCGCATCGGCGAGGAGATCGATCAGGACATTATCTCGGTCAGGATCGGTTCTGACCTTCGACAGATACCCGTGGCGTCGCCCACCTATCTCGCAGAGCACGGACGGCCGATCGTGCCCGACGACCTCCAACATCATCGATGCATCCAATGGCGATGGGAAGGACGGGAGACGCCCTACGCCTGGGAATTCAGGCGCGACGGCGAATGGTTCGAGAAGGCGGTCACCGGGTCGTTTATCGTCGACGACCGGCAGGTCGCCATAGGTGCCGCGCTCGCCGGGGCCGGCATAGCCTTCGTCACCGAGCGCGAGGTCGCGGACCATCTTGCGACCGGGGGCCTGGAAGCGCTCATGCTCGACTGGACCGACACCTTTCCCGGCTACCATCTCTGCTATCCCCGGCAACGCCAGATGTCTCCGGCTCTACGGACGGTGATCGACGTCCTGCGCGGGAAGAGCTGA
- a CDS encoding DUF427 domain-containing protein, producing the protein MHPVRPDPFRPGQESVWDYPRPAIAERTAAHILIRLGGAIVADTRRAVRTLETSHPPSYYIPPEDIAPGVLVPAGGSSFCEWKGHARYFDVKTDGAHRARAAWSYPDPTPPFTILRDHVALYAGAMDACFVDGEPVVPQPGGFYGGWITSAVAGPFKGMPGSRFW; encoded by the coding sequence GTGCACCCTGTTCGTCCCGACCCATTCCGGCCCGGCCAGGAGAGCGTGTGGGACTATCCACGCCCGGCCATCGCGGAGCGGACCGCCGCACACATCCTGATCAGGCTTGGAGGGGCGATCGTTGCCGACACCCGTCGGGCGGTGCGGACACTCGAGACCAGCCATCCGCCAAGCTATTATATTCCGCCCGAGGACATCGCGCCGGGTGTCCTGGTGCCGGCCGGAGGGTCGAGTTTCTGCGAGTGGAAGGGGCACGCTCGCTACTTCGACGTGAAGACGGACGGCGCGCACCGGGCGAGAGCTGCCTGGTCGTACCCGGACCCGACACCACCCTTTACGATCCTGCGCGACCACGTCGCCTTATACGCGGGGGCGATGGACGCGTGCTTCGTCGACGGCGAGCCGGTCGTCCCGCAGCCCGGCGGCTTTTACGGCGGCTGGATCACATCGGCGGTTGCCGGGCCGTTCAAGGGTATGCCCGGAAGCCGGTTCTGGTGA